From Gimesia panareensis, the proteins below share one genomic window:
- a CDS encoding sigma-70 family RNA polymerase sigma factor translates to MNQNAPPQAENESEQHVRLIAQAQRRLYAFIFALVRHPSDTDDILQETNVVLWRKRATYEPGTNYFAWAFTIARLQVMSHRSKSARRGLTFDDDLLNKIAEAASTESEQYDRRNAALQNCLQKLTASQRDLISRRYQPDGAVNALAAEIGKTSKAVSATLRRVRDKLRECIERTLAAETRS, encoded by the coding sequence ATGAACCAAAACGCCCCCCCACAGGCAGAAAATGAATCCGAGCAGCATGTCCGGCTGATCGCCCAGGCACAGCGCCGGCTTTACGCCTTCATTTTCGCTCTCGTGAGGCATCCGTCTGATACGGATGACATTCTGCAGGAAACAAATGTGGTTCTGTGGCGGAAACGGGCGACATACGAACCGGGCACCAATTACTTTGCCTGGGCGTTTACGATTGCCCGCCTCCAGGTCATGTCACATCGATCAAAGTCGGCCCGCAGAGGGCTGACATTCGACGACGATTTGCTGAACAAGATCGCGGAGGCTGCCAGTACCGAATCCGAACAGTACGACCGTCGGAATGCTGCGCTGCAGAACTGCCTGCAAAAGCTCACTGCCTCTCAGCGCGACCTGATTTCCCGCCGCTATCAGCCGGACGGAGCCGTCAATGCGTTGGCTGCCGAGATTGGAAAAACCTCCAAAGCGGTCTCGGCAACATTGCGGCGTGTGCGGGATAAACTGCGTGAGTGTATCGAACGAACCCTGGCTGCGGAGACGCGTTCATGA
- a CDS encoding ankyrin repeat domain-containing protein yields the protein MPEYTLNDLIWAVSDRYSIENTRAILNAGLDVNTVNQKGLTPLMFAVMPDDYGDHTTPQAILRMVRLLLYHGADKTIVDSFGKCAQDYALQLIDPDWKDPWGNTAADCWDAERRNDIETIIDLLDYQRD from the coding sequence ATGCCAGAGTATACCCTCAATGACCTGATATGGGCTGTCAGCGATCGTTACAGTATCGAAAATACCCGCGCGATCCTGAACGCGGGGCTGGATGTCAATACTGTGAATCAGAAAGGGCTCACCCCTCTCATGTTTGCTGTGATGCCAGATGACTATGGGGATCACACAACCCCGCAAGCGATCCTGCGAATGGTTCGATTATTGCTCTATCACGGGGCTGACAAAACGATTGTTGATTCGTTTGGTAAATGTGCGCAAGATTATGCCTTGCAGTTAATCGACCCGGACTGGAAAGATCCGTGGGGCAACACAGCCGCGGACTGCTGGGATGCAGAGCGCCGGAACGACATCGAAACCATAATTGATTTACTGGATTATCAACGCGATTAA
- a CDS encoding DUF6610 family protein: MEILKFVAHSKKAIGIALKYGWHPAARYTNMRDVKTFKFNSIGFLDIDWKNYNFKRHVEIAAKLKPKLTIARDVECIFHLDEIIKEAECLLNYSDHVAIVPKDPKLNGRLNELIPSEFLLAYSVPTKYGGTKVTVESFDRPVHLLGGRPDVQRRLADTLKVFSIDCNRFTFDAKFGDYFDGDTFRPHPDGGYENCLKASIKNINPRFPIWISLKPLQAWTFFDCNHCGPPCLKQSDFSPLLLCLCC; encoded by the coding sequence ATGGAAATTCTCAAATTTGTCGCTCACAGTAAAAAAGCGATTGGTATAGCACTAAAATATGGGTGGCACCCAGCTGCGCGTTATACAAACATGCGCGATGTAAAAACATTTAAATTTAATTCAATTGGTTTCTTAGACATTGATTGGAAGAACTATAATTTTAAACGCCATGTGGAAATAGCAGCCAAGCTGAAGCCCAAATTAACCATTGCCAGGGATGTTGAATGCATTTTTCATCTTGATGAGATCATAAAGGAAGCGGAGTGCTTACTTAATTATTCTGATCACGTTGCTATTGTACCAAAAGACCCTAAACTCAATGGTCGCTTAAACGAGTTAATACCAAGTGAGTTTCTTTTGGCATATAGTGTTCCCACAAAATATGGCGGAACTAAAGTGACCGTTGAAAGTTTTGATAGACCCGTGCATCTGCTGGGCGGTCGGCCTGATGTTCAAAGACGCTTGGCAGATACTCTTAAAGTATTTTCGATTGATTGTAATCGATTTACATTCGATGCAAAATTTGGTGATTACTTCGATGGGGATACTTTTCGGCCTCATCCAGACGGTGGATATGAAAATTGTTTAAAAGCTTCGATTAAAAATATTAATCCGAGATTTCCCATATGGATCAGCCTGAAACCACTCCAGGCATGGACTTTCTTTGATTGTAACCACTGCGGTCCCCCGTGTCTAAAACAAAGTGATTTTTCGCCACTTTTGTTGTGCCTCTGTTGTTGA
- a CDS encoding FecR domain-containing protein, whose translation MKAFTQPEEWSILLNAMAEDALSGEQELRLMELLKADAEFRTEYVRFCQLLTQLHWQSDVESEDFSSAEREVSLVQEVRPLRRWWTVSLALVLLLAVSIGWFTWKGPVEEAPGKLVRVSGRVEILRNKQAPLWISPDELIRQPQPLQPGDRLQTGRGGAATVQLLDQTRIQIRQESEVIVHPPSTGGILVTSGSISAKVAPQSPRNPLTFFLPHAEVQVLGTEFELLSLPEQSAVAVLEGKVQVTRNTDGSKKLVSTGQFLPVTESEPLSVVDWPRPADEWSVDFERGVPVGWQGRQLDHSLPNDSRGGIKSVSVHENLQVIQKIQSPLDPSGLFFWHEDSLLHLRFKVQPPGWFHIYLRARTYEDPRPALTYCYVDLNLWQTQPGEWRTVSIPLSEFRAQTNRQNKPTLGRIPLQIFFRGESENNDNGFMIDRIWVTRGDSPSPVPSQ comes from the coding sequence ATGAAAGCGTTTACGCAGCCGGAAGAATGGTCGATTCTTCTCAACGCAATGGCAGAAGACGCACTGAGCGGGGAACAGGAACTCCGGCTGATGGAACTCCTGAAAGCCGATGCGGAATTTCGGACAGAGTATGTTCGCTTCTGTCAGCTGTTGACTCAATTACACTGGCAATCTGATGTCGAATCGGAAGATTTCTCGTCCGCGGAGAGAGAGGTTTCTCTCGTCCAGGAAGTCCGCCCCTTGAGGCGCTGGTGGACTGTTTCACTGGCACTGGTCCTGTTACTGGCAGTCAGCATCGGCTGGTTTACCTGGAAGGGACCGGTTGAAGAGGCCCCCGGAAAACTAGTCCGAGTTTCCGGACGGGTAGAAATCTTGCGAAACAAACAGGCTCCCTTGTGGATCTCTCCCGATGAACTCATCCGTCAGCCTCAGCCGCTCCAACCAGGAGATCGTCTGCAGACCGGGCGAGGTGGCGCCGCGACGGTCCAACTGCTGGATCAGACCCGCATTCAAATCCGACAGGAATCAGAGGTTATCGTCCATCCCCCCTCCACCGGCGGAATTCTTGTTACGTCGGGCAGTATCAGTGCGAAAGTGGCACCCCAAAGTCCCCGAAATCCACTGACTTTTTTCCTGCCCCATGCGGAAGTGCAGGTGCTGGGAACCGAATTCGAATTGCTCTCTCTCCCTGAGCAGAGCGCGGTCGCGGTGCTGGAAGGGAAAGTGCAGGTCACGCGGAACACCGACGGATCGAAGAAGCTGGTCTCAACCGGACAGTTCCTGCCGGTGACCGAATCTGAGCCCCTGTCTGTAGTAGACTGGCCGCGCCCTGCGGACGAATGGAGCGTTGATTTTGAACGTGGGGTTCCGGTGGGCTGGCAGGGGCGTCAGCTGGATCATTCGCTGCCGAATGATTCCCGGGGCGGCATCAAATCCGTTTCCGTTCATGAGAATCTGCAGGTCATCCAGAAGATTCAATCGCCACTGGATCCATCCGGTCTGTTTTTCTGGCATGAAGATTCCCTGCTCCACCTGAGATTCAAAGTACAGCCTCCCGGCTGGTTTCATATCTATCTGCGTGCGAGAACCTATGAAGATCCCCGGCCTGCATTGACTTACTGCTACGTCGATCTGAATCTCTGGCAGACTCAGCCCGGCGAATGGAGGACGGTGAGCATTCCGCTGTCCGAATTTCGTGCGCAGACCAATCGACAAAACAAACCGACACTGGGTCGTATTCCCCTGCAAATCTTTTTCCGTGGTGAAAGTGAAAACAATGACAATGGTTTCATGATCGATCGCATCTGGGTCACTCGTGGGGACAGCCCCTCCCCCGTCCCCTCACAATGA
- a CDS encoding IS1380 family transposase, translating to MGDSQNQDLRVSFDSRLKLKFCGSQVTTDAGLLAYRELDAALGLTEMGGDVLSDSRPGRNKQHQLVPLLRQSIYSRLAGYEDVNDAERLCVDPVLRHVVGGRASQPDKQAASSSEVGRFETQILSTQRNLTALMKLSGRWINNLHRRRPLKELILDLDSSVSETYGRQQGAAYNGHFACLCYHPLFLFNQHGDLEYAMLRRGNKASAKYWRKVLLPVIERYRHLDIPKFFRGDAAFAIPALYRVLEKADYRYAIRLKANAVLEREISHLLTRPVGRPSHKPKVCYHSFQYQAKSWQRSRRVVAKVEWHAGELFPRVGFIVTNLNQHSKNVVKFYNGRGTAEQWIKEGKNAVRWTKLSCRTFKDNQARLQLFALAYNLGNFLRRLALPKPIQNWSLTTLREKLVKVGAKVTRHAKYVFFQLAEVAVPRRLFAAILDRIARLAIPPPVTHDVKRKYIK from the coding sequence ATGGGTGACAGCCAAAACCAGGATTTACGGGTCAGTTTTGACAGCCGATTGAAGCTGAAGTTCTGCGGCAGTCAGGTCACCACCGATGCGGGACTACTGGCCTATCGGGAACTGGATGCAGCGCTCGGTCTGACGGAAATGGGCGGAGATGTGCTGAGCGATTCACGCCCGGGCCGCAACAAGCAGCACCAACTCGTGCCGCTGTTGCGTCAGTCGATCTACAGCCGACTGGCAGGCTACGAAGATGTCAATGACGCTGAGCGCTTGTGTGTGGACCCGGTGCTACGCCACGTGGTTGGCGGAAGGGCGAGTCAGCCGGATAAACAAGCGGCGTCAAGCAGCGAGGTGGGCCGTTTCGAGACGCAGATACTCAGCACGCAGCGCAATCTCACGGCACTGATGAAGCTCTCCGGACGCTGGATCAACAACCTCCACCGGCGGCGACCGCTCAAAGAACTCATCCTGGATCTGGACAGCTCGGTCAGTGAGACCTACGGCCGGCAACAGGGCGCGGCCTACAACGGCCACTTTGCATGCCTCTGTTACCATCCGCTGTTTCTGTTCAACCAGCATGGTGATCTGGAGTACGCGATGCTGCGGCGTGGCAACAAGGCCAGCGCGAAATACTGGCGGAAGGTGCTACTGCCGGTGATCGAACGGTATCGGCATTTGGACATTCCGAAGTTCTTCCGCGGCGATGCGGCGTTCGCCATTCCAGCGCTGTATCGTGTGCTGGAGAAAGCAGACTATCGTTACGCCATTCGCCTCAAAGCCAACGCCGTATTGGAGCGGGAAATCTCGCATTTGCTCACCCGTCCGGTCGGACGGCCTTCCCACAAGCCCAAGGTCTGTTATCACAGCTTCCAATATCAAGCAAAATCATGGCAGCGATCGCGTCGCGTGGTGGCCAAAGTTGAGTGGCACGCAGGCGAACTGTTCCCGCGTGTTGGATTCATCGTGACCAACTTGAACCAGCACTCGAAGAACGTCGTGAAGTTCTACAACGGTCGGGGCACCGCCGAGCAGTGGATCAAGGAAGGCAAGAACGCCGTCAGATGGACGAAGCTCTCCTGCCGGACGTTCAAAGACAACCAAGCTCGGTTGCAACTGTTCGCCTTAGCTTATAACCTCGGCAATTTCCTGCGGCGGCTGGCCTTGCCCAAGCCTATACAGAACTGGTCGCTGACGACGCTGCGGGAGAAGCTGGTCAAGGTTGGGGCCAAGGTAACCCGGCATGCCAAGTACGTATTCTTTCAACTGGCCGAAGTGGCTGTGCCACGGAGATTGTTCGCCGCAATTCTTGATCGGATTGCACGACTGGCAATTCCGCCGCCGGTCACGCATGACGTGAAGCGGAAGTATATCAAATAG